A single region of the Gemmatimonas sp. UBA7669 genome encodes:
- a CDS encoding carboxypeptidase-like regulatory domain-containing protein yields MSWRGAFLMALCAGLAAPLCAQTPAATSLFTARILDARTERPIAEASILLPGLERTARSDSLGNIRLTQLPAGKHIALVRAVGYDSLLFAIDIAQSDTAEADLMLTPTTQQLETVKVEATGGMRAARMAEYEERKKIGLGSFMDSTVFQEFPGTPLADVLDRRLPGPRFRGARCLILDGVPVVGSDPNLVLPEEIAALEVHTGATVPAKYGGTTRCRIFILVWRKLR; encoded by the coding sequence ATGAGCTGGCGAGGTGCATTCCTGATGGCACTATGTGCAGGCCTGGCCGCGCCGCTTTGCGCACAGACACCGGCGGCGACATCCCTGTTCACTGCGCGCATCCTCGACGCGCGCACCGAACGACCAATCGCTGAGGCGAGTATTCTGCTGCCCGGGCTCGAGCGCACCGCGAGGAGCGATTCGCTTGGCAACATCCGTCTCACGCAATTGCCGGCAGGCAAGCACATCGCGCTCGTCCGCGCCGTCGGCTACGACTCACTGCTGTTTGCAATCGATATTGCGCAGTCCGATACCGCCGAAGCGGACCTCATGCTCACGCCGACCACGCAGCAACTCGAAACGGTAAAGGTCGAAGCCACCGGCGGGATGCGGGCCGCGCGGATGGCAGAGTATGAGGAACGCAAGAAGATCGGACTCGGGAGCTTCATGGACTCGACGGTATTTCAGGAGTTTCCTGGCACCCCGTTGGCCGATGTACTCGACAGACGGCTACCCGGCCCGAGATTCCGCGGCGCTCGGTGCCTCATTCTTGACGGCGTCCCGGTGGTAGGATCCGATCCGAATCTCGTGCTGCCCGAAGAGATCGCGGCCCTTGAGGTCCATACGGGTGCGACCGTTCCCGCAAAGTACGGCGGGACGACCAGGTGTCGCATATTCATCCTGGTGTGGAGGAAGCTGCGATGA
- a CDS encoding serine hydrolase domain-containing protein produces the protein MVAVLAACKTDAPTENSPVDTPAPAPVTDREGIPVSTPAAEGISDSALKVLIANASAERSEGVVILRNGKVVYENYFGRIDAPIMAMSASKSFVGLAFGFLLADRKLASLDEPVVKQLPTFADADPRKASITYRHLLSHTSGLDPTRDMGDIEAKAIVSRTLFAPGTGWQYNNAGVDLLALLAGRLAGKPMDQYLNEKLFVPMGITSVSWVRDLHGVPLGAGEMRIRPLDLAKVGQAILDGGQWQGKQVIPLDWMAASAAASTTFAPEYGLLWWRLVNYTAIGITSDLLTQWRSMGAPDSTMAKLQPLVAESYTAPSAYYAAMAARLTPAEYTAFMKWLGATNHMPYFRVLGTTPSLGISAQGWLGQYLTIFPEKGLVAVRMRRALAEDYTSPTEQFGYRAFPSNVFRLVP, from the coding sequence GTGGTCGCCGTGCTCGCGGCATGCAAAACGGACGCTCCCACCGAGAACTCCCCGGTCGATACGCCCGCGCCCGCGCCTGTAACAGACCGCGAAGGAATTCCTGTTTCGACGCCGGCTGCCGAGGGCATCAGCGACTCCGCGCTCAAGGTCTTGATCGCCAACGCGTCGGCGGAGCGCAGCGAAGGCGTAGTCATCCTGCGAAACGGCAAGGTCGTGTATGAGAACTACTTTGGTCGCATCGACGCGCCGATCATGGCGATGTCAGCGAGCAAGTCGTTCGTTGGCCTGGCGTTCGGATTCCTGCTCGCGGATCGCAAGCTCGCCTCGCTCGATGAACCGGTGGTGAAGCAGTTGCCGACGTTCGCCGACGCCGATCCGCGCAAGGCGAGCATCACGTACCGCCACCTGCTGTCACATACTTCCGGCCTCGATCCGACGCGGGACATGGGCGACATCGAAGCCAAGGCCATCGTGTCGCGCACGCTCTTCGCGCCGGGGACCGGATGGCAGTACAACAACGCGGGCGTCGATCTCCTCGCGCTGTTGGCGGGGCGTCTGGCGGGCAAGCCGATGGACCAGTACCTGAATGAGAAGCTGTTTGTCCCCATGGGCATCACGAGCGTCAGTTGGGTGCGTGATCTGCACGGCGTTCCCCTTGGCGCCGGCGAGATGCGGATTCGGCCGCTCGACCTGGCGAAGGTCGGACAGGCGATTCTCGATGGTGGTCAGTGGCAGGGAAAGCAGGTGATCCCGCTGGATTGGATGGCCGCGTCCGCCGCGGCGTCGACGACCTTTGCGCCGGAGTACGGGCTGCTTTGGTGGCGCCTCGTGAACTACACCGCGATCGGCATCACGTCGGACCTGCTGACCCAGTGGCGATCCATGGGCGCGCCCGATTCGACGATGGCGAAACTGCAACCGCTCGTGGCTGAGTCATACACGGCGCCGAGCGCGTACTACGCCGCGATGGCAGCGCGACTGACGCCAGCGGAGTACACCGCATTCATGAAGTGGCTCGGCGCCACCAATCACATGCCGTACTTTCGCGTCCTGGGCACGACTCCGTCGCTCGGCATTTCCGCGCAAGGGTGGCTTGGACAGTACCTCACGATCTTTCCGGAAAAGGGGCTGGTCGCGGTGCGCATGCGCCGAGCGCTCGCGGAAGACTACACGTCACCGACCGAGCAGTTTGGCTATCGCGCATTCCCATCGAACGTCTTCAGGCTCGTGCCCTAG
- a CDS encoding carboxypeptidase regulatory-like domain-containing protein, with translation MDITSVDSITGVPLAGASVRLVSVLDTTRVHDATLDARGRARVDNLPAGPWVLTARHARLDTLGVGSVAVPFTVRAGRGVTVRAAVPSVNTLVARVCGSAAIPGTGYLFGTVRRAVPTSAPPRAAATVSELPPSAGQVTAQWLDLRIEEGRVERTIVTTDVPVGDNGRYVVCGVPTETTVRLRALGADAASGVATFTSSATAIAPRDLVLGRADAVAATSSGPRAPEDSGVVDIVLRGEGGVRGTVQTDDGRPLANAMVGLGSTGLETRTDSAGRFVLTATPTGTWTLDVRALGYAPQQQSVDLVPGDTVAQVVAMARAEVMDTVRVRANAILRTALGRNLAAFEERQRMGIGRFVGPADLEEMVLFRFTDVLREMPGVRLEMRGRSTDRVITMRGTRGGCVPTVFVDRMRMPGTEALDSFILPDNVAAVEVYQTGFVPAEFQDIFSGCGTIVVWTGPRR, from the coding sequence GTGGACATCACGAGCGTGGACAGCATCACCGGAGTGCCGCTTGCGGGCGCGAGCGTACGTCTCGTGTCGGTACTCGATACGACACGCGTGCACGACGCCACGCTCGATGCGCGCGGACGCGCACGGGTGGACAACCTGCCGGCCGGGCCGTGGGTGCTCACGGCGCGTCACGCACGTCTCGACACACTCGGTGTGGGCAGCGTGGCGGTGCCGTTCACCGTGCGGGCCGGGCGTGGCGTGACCGTGCGCGCGGCGGTGCCGTCGGTGAACACCCTCGTGGCGCGCGTGTGCGGAAGCGCGGCCATTCCGGGCACCGGCTATCTGTTCGGCACCGTGCGGCGCGCCGTGCCGACCAGCGCGCCGCCGCGCGCGGCAGCGACGGTCAGCGAGCTGCCGCCCAGCGCCGGGCAGGTGACGGCGCAGTGGCTCGACCTGCGCATCGAGGAGGGGCGTGTCGAACGCACCATCGTGACCACCGACGTGCCGGTCGGTGACAACGGCCGCTACGTGGTGTGCGGCGTGCCCACTGAGACCACCGTCCGGCTGCGCGCGCTGGGAGCCGACGCGGCGAGCGGCGTGGCCACGTTCACGTCGTCGGCCACCGCCATTGCGCCGCGCGATCTGGTGCTGGGGCGTGCGGACGCGGTCGCGGCCACCTCGAGCGGCCCGCGGGCGCCGGAAGACAGCGGCGTCGTGGACATCGTGCTGCGTGGCGAGGGTGGGGTGCGCGGCACCGTGCAGACAGACGACGGACGTCCGCTTGCCAACGCCATGGTCGGGTTGGGTTCGACCGGCCTTGAAACGCGTACCGACAGTGCGGGGCGCTTCGTGCTGACGGCCACACCCACCGGCACCTGGACGCTTGATGTGCGCGCGCTGGGTTACGCGCCGCAGCAGCAGTCGGTAGACCTCGTGCCCGGCGACACCGTGGCGCAGGTGGTGGCGATGGCGCGTGCAGAGGTCATGGATACGGTGCGGGTGCGTGCGAACGCGATTCTGCGCACTGCGCTCGGGCGCAATCTCGCGGCCTTTGAAGAGCGACAGCGCATGGGCATCGGCCGGTTCGTTGGGCCTGCCGACCTGGAAGAGATGGTGCTGTTCCGCTTCACTGACGTGCTGCGCGAGATGCCGGGTGTGCGGCTCGAGATGCGCGGTAGGAGTACTGATCGCGTGATCACGATGCGCGGCACTCGGGGCGGGTGCGTGCCCACCGTGTTCGTTGACCGAATGCGCATGCCCGGCACCGAGGCGCTCGACAGCTTCATCCTGCCGGACAACGTGGCGGCGGTCGAGGTGTACCAGACCGGCTTCGTCCCGGCAGAGTTCCAGGACATCTTCAGCGGCTGCGGCACGATTGTGGTGTGGACGGGTCCGCGGCGGTGA
- a CDS encoding DUF6946 family protein, translating to MGPSDWRRLLANPATQWRQTKSAFEAAVAWEAARGSERGIPPAVAATLDAEPIFSGASLLLGIPEHQVELEGGGHASQTDFWALFATKSGVVSVAVEAKAGEPFDRPVAEWLADASEKSGKPARLAQLCNILEISRQDTESLRYQLMHRPVAAILEAVRFQVPRALFLVHAFGDNDASLGDYQRWARYLGVEADANRVHHVGLRFGIDFWIGWVGVAPADDQTVRAAV from the coding sequence ATGGGCCCCAGCGACTGGCGCCGCCTGCTTGCGAATCCGGCGACGCAGTGGCGACAGACTAAGTCCGCATTCGAGGCTGCCGTCGCGTGGGAAGCAGCTCGCGGGTCGGAGCGCGGCATCCCGCCTGCGGTCGCGGCCACCCTTGATGCAGAGCCAATATTCAGTGGCGCATCGCTTCTGCTGGGCATCCCCGAGCATCAGGTCGAGCTGGAAGGCGGCGGGCACGCATCGCAAACTGACTTCTGGGCCCTCTTTGCAACAAAGTCCGGAGTTGTGTCCGTGGCAGTCGAGGCGAAGGCCGGTGAGCCCTTTGACCGCCCAGTCGCTGAGTGGCTCGCCGATGCCTCGGAGAAGAGCGGTAAGCCCGCGCGGCTCGCCCAGCTGTGCAACATCCTTGAAATCAGCAGACAGGATACGGAGAGCCTCCGCTACCAGCTGATGCATCGGCCTGTCGCCGCGATTCTTGAAGCCGTGCGCTTCCAAGTCCCGCGTGCGCTGTTCCTGGTGCACGCATTTGGCGACAACGACGCATCGCTTGGCGACTACCAGCGCTGGGCTCGCTATCTCGGCGTCGAAGCCGACGCCAACCGTGTCCACCACGTCGGCCTTCGCTTCGGGATCGATTTCTGGATTGGCTGGGTCGGTGTGGCGCCGGCCGACGATCAGACTGTGCGCGCGGCGGTATAA
- a CDS encoding toll/interleukin-1 receptor domain-containing protein yields the protein MIRKDWTLLFSDYDLRSVLDDQLKGVAERVRTIPESGFASRTDEDLAAMTASELVVRPILLHDDQIEVSTRDVKIDVSHDFNRAHNPWGPTIVDGLEVCYHLPFSGDPQVLRCRPSTYTLNGARAVIGKDELRFPYDSPGRDVAATKKWFDEDLTRLKEWLGWVDAQVAEYNRQLEPAVRAAVAARRSEIEKSRADVEALGFKIRTSTSGPSAPATDPSTAKEKRSARRTAARRKYDVALSFAGEDREYVEKVADALREAGVDVFYDRYEQTNLWGKDLAEHFGHVYGQDASFVVMFSSRHYAAKAWPNHEKSHALATHLKGVGGRMLPVRFDDTDIPGVPGTIGYLDLRVLTPEQLAELVRQKIDADAPDT from the coding sequence ATGATCAGAAAGGACTGGACCCTGCTGTTCAGCGATTACGACCTGCGCTCAGTGCTAGACGATCAGCTGAAGGGCGTCGCTGAGCGTGTCCGCACGATCCCTGAGTCCGGATTCGCGTCGCGCACTGATGAAGACCTCGCCGCAATGACAGCTTCCGAACTCGTCGTAAGACCCATCTTGCTTCATGACGACCAAATCGAAGTGTCCACGCGCGACGTCAAGATCGACGTCAGCCACGACTTCAATCGCGCCCACAACCCGTGGGGACCAACGATCGTTGATGGACTTGAGGTCTGCTACCATCTCCCATTCAGCGGAGACCCTCAAGTATTAAGATGCCGGCCAAGCACATATACACTGAATGGTGCGCGGGCTGTGATTGGCAAAGACGAGTTACGGTTCCCGTACGATTCTCCGGGTCGCGACGTCGCCGCAACAAAAAAGTGGTTTGACGAAGATCTCACCAGGCTGAAGGAGTGGCTTGGTTGGGTTGACGCGCAGGTTGCGGAGTACAACCGCCAGCTTGAGCCCGCGGTTCGAGCGGCCGTAGCGGCCCGGCGCAGCGAGATCGAGAAGTCTCGGGCCGACGTTGAGGCGCTCGGCTTCAAGATACGCACCTCCACTTCTGGACCGTCTGCTCCCGCAACGGATCCAAGTACGGCCAAGGAGAAGCGGAGTGCGCGCCGCACGGCGGCTCGTCGAAAGTACGATGTCGCGCTCTCGTTCGCCGGAGAAGACCGCGAGTACGTTGAAAAGGTCGCAGATGCTCTACGCGAGGCCGGCGTGGACGTGTTCTACGACCGATACGAGCAGACAAATCTTTGGGGCAAGGATCTCGCCGAGCACTTTGGACACGTCTATGGACAAGACGCGAGCTTTGTCGTCATGTTCTCTTCACGACACTACGCCGCCAAAGCTTGGCCCAATCACGAGAAGAGCCATGCCCTCGCAACCCACCTCAAGGGCGTGGGCGGCAGGATGCTACCCGTGCGCTTCGACGATACGGACATTCCTGGAGTCCCCGGTACAATCGGTTACCTTGACCTCAGAGTGCTAACGCCCGAACAGCTGGCGGAGCTGGTTCGGCAGAAGATTGACGCCGATGCGCCTGACACATGA